In the Bernardetia sp. genome, GTTGCAAGGGTTATTAAAACCATTATTACAAGGATTACTGAACCCACAAGGAGAACGAAACTGATTGAACTGTCCACAATCATTACAATTTTGTTGATATGGCGTATAAGTTGGTGTAAACTGACTAGCTTGTGCTTCCTGCGCATCTAGTTTTGCTCTAATTTCAGCTTGCTGTGCATATTCGGCTTCTGCTCGTAGGCGAGCTTCTTCAGCACGCTGTTGTGCTAGTGCTTCCTCTTTTGCTTTCTTGTTGGAAAGTGCTACACGGTCTTTTCTTGAACCATATACATCATCGTAGTCATAATCTTGTGCAACAGCACTAGATGATAAAACTACAAAGGCTACCAAAACGCCGATGATAGAAAGAAGAGAAGGAGGCGAACCGATTATCGAACCTATAATTTGATTCGACCTAATTTTATTTTTGCTTGTATTTTTCATAATAGGTATGATTTAAATGTATCTTTGATTTAATCTAATTTGTCTAATTGTTGGCTTATTTTCAGTAATATAACTCAAAAATAATACTTCTGTTACTTATTAGATGCAAAAGACGAGCAATACGTTGCACTATACTACTCATTTTTTGTTAAAAACTTAAAAATAAATCGTTTCAGATTAAGCCTTTTTCAACGAAGCAATTGATTGTACGTACAAATAAATTATGAATCTGTATCTTTGCCAAAAATCAATTACGAATGGGAGACAATATTATACTAATATAAAAACTATTTTACTCTTTTTTGTAGGTCTGCTCTACGAGACTGACCTCATTATCATCTATTAGGGCAACACCAATAAACTTTTAGATGTAATTTTGGTATTATTTTGTGTTTTAGCATAGCAGTACTTTACTTTCCCATTAAACTTTCAATTTAACCAATGAACAATAAAGACATAAAATTAGATATTCTTGCGTTGGCTGCCCACCCAGACGACGTAGAACTTAGCTGTTCGGGAACACTTTTAGCAGCCATAGCCCAAGGAAAAAAAGTAGGAATTATAGATTTCACACGAGGAGAGCTAGGCTCAAGAGGAAGTGCAGAAATTCGTGATATGGAAGCCAAAAAATCTGGCGAAATCTTGGGTCTTTCTGTACGAGAAAACTTAGCTTTCAGAGATGGCTTTTTTTATGATGACAACGAGCATCGTATGAAAGTCATCCAAGCCATCAGAAGATTCAGACCAGAAATAGTTTTGATAAATGCACCTTCTGACAGACATCCAGACCACGGAAAAGGGGCAGAACTTCAAAAAACCTCTTGTTTCCTTAGTGGACTTATTAAAATAGAAACTGAATGGGAAGGCGAAAAACAGAAACATTGGCGACCAAAACACGTCTATCACTACATTCAAAGTAATATGCTACCACCCGATTTTGTAGTAGATATTACGCCATTTTGGGAACAAAAAATGAAATCTGTAATGGCATTCGAATCGCAGTTTCATAACTCAAATTACCAATCAAATGAAGAAGAAACCTTTATTTCTTCGCCTCGCTTTGTGCAGTTTTTAGAAGCGAGAGCAAAAGAGTTCGGACACGCTATTCAAGTAGATTATGGAGAAGGCTTTATCAAGACAGCACAACTTGGCGTAAAAGACATTACAGATTTGATTTGAATCTTTTATAAAATATCTTTGTTCTGTTGAATCAGACCCTAGGGGTTTCCAAAAACTCTTAGGGTCTTTTTTTGTAAAAAGATACTACCGATGCCATTGTTAGTGTCCCCACCGACGATATAAACAATACTAATGAAAAACTACCTCTTCTACTTCAAAAAACATATTCGCCTTTCCTCTCCAATTGTCTTGGGACAAATTACAACTGTTCTGATTGCCCTTTCAGATACCATAATGGTAGGAAATTATGATGCTGTTGCTTTGGCTTCTGCAGCTTTTGCCAATAGCTCTATTTTTACTTTTGCTACTTTTGGAATTGGTCTTTCGTATGGACTCAAACCTCCAGTTGCTAATGCCTACGCAGCTCAAAACTATGATTTGTGTGCTAAATATTTAAAAAACGGAATGGTCTTGTATGCGCTTGTCAGTACGCTAATGTGGCTAGGTTTTGAAATGGCTGTACCGTTGCTCTCTTATCTTGACCAGCCTCCTTCTGTCGTTATTTTGGCAATTCCGTATTATCGTTTGGTGGCTCTTTCTATTATTCCTTGGTTTTTATTTTTGGCATTGCAGCAGTTTTCAGAAGCCCTTACCAAGACGAAAGTTCCGATGAGTGTCAATATTTTGGCATGTGTAATTAATGTTGTTTTGAATTACCTTTTCATTTTTGGAAAATTTGGCTTCCCAGAACTTGGACTTGTAGGAGCAGGAGTAGCCACACTTGTTTCACGTATTGTGATGCTTGTGGTAATGCTTATTATTATTTTTGCTTTGCCTTTTTTTAGACAGTTTATTGATTTCAAGTTTTCATTTTCTGTATTTTCTAAAGAAATTTTTAAAAAACTATTGAAAATTGGAGTTCCTATCGGAATGCAGATGGTTTTTGAGAGTGGAGCATTTGGAGTAGCTGCAATTATGACAGGTTGGATTTCTAAAGAAGCTCTAGCAGCACATCAGATTGCACTCAACATTGCCTTTACAACCTTTATGGTTGCTGTCGGAATTTCACAAGGAACAACCGTAGCGATAGCCAATTTGGTAGGAAAAAATAATCTTTCAGAAATAAAAATTACGGGTAGAAGTGCTGTTTATCTGATAGTGATTTTTATGGCAGTCATGGCAGGATTGATATTTTTATTTAGAGGAGAAATTCCACTTTGGTATATAGACGAAACAGAAGAAAACGTAGCACAAATCGTAGAAATTACGATGCAACTCTTGATTATTGTTGCTGTTTTTCAACTAACAGATGGCATACAAGTAGTTTCGGCTGGAAATCTTAGAGGACTAGAAGATATTAAAATTCCGACAGCCATTAGCTTATTTGCTTACTGGATTATCGGAATTGGAGGAGGATATATTTTAGCTTTTGTTTTAGGACTGGGAGTTACTGGTATTTGGTGGGGACTGTGTTTGGGTCTGATTACTTCATCTATTTTGCTAACGTGGCGTTTTGAACGAAAAAATTTTTAATAAAAACTTAAACCTTTTAGTTTTTATCGTATCCAAGCAAAAATAAATTACTTCAACTACTTAATTTTTTACTATGGATATTCATAAAAACAAGATAGTATTATGCTTTATTTTTG is a window encoding:
- a CDS encoding MATE family efflux transporter, encoding MKNYLFYFKKHIRLSSPIVLGQITTVLIALSDTIMVGNYDAVALASAAFANSSIFTFATFGIGLSYGLKPPVANAYAAQNYDLCAKYLKNGMVLYALVSTLMWLGFEMAVPLLSYLDQPPSVVILAIPYYRLVALSIIPWFLFLALQQFSEALTKTKVPMSVNILACVINVVLNYLFIFGKFGFPELGLVGAGVATLVSRIVMLVVMLIIIFALPFFRQFIDFKFSFSVFSKEIFKKLLKIGVPIGMQMVFESGAFGVAAIMTGWISKEALAAHQIALNIAFTTFMVAVGISQGTTVAIANLVGKNNLSEIKITGRSAVYLIVIFMAVMAGLIFLFRGEIPLWYIDETEENVAQIVEITMQLLIIVAVFQLTDGIQVVSAGNLRGLEDIKIPTAISLFAYWIIGIGGGYILAFVLGLGVTGIWWGLCLGLITSSILLTWRFERKNF
- the bshB1 gene encoding bacillithiol biosynthesis deacetylase BshB1, giving the protein MNNKDIKLDILALAAHPDDVELSCSGTLLAAIAQGKKVGIIDFTRGELGSRGSAEIRDMEAKKSGEILGLSVRENLAFRDGFFYDDNEHRMKVIQAIRRFRPEIVLINAPSDRHPDHGKGAELQKTSCFLSGLIKIETEWEGEKQKHWRPKHVYHYIQSNMLPPDFVVDITPFWEQKMKSVMAFESQFHNSNYQSNEEETFISSPRFVQFLEARAKEFGHAIQVDYGEGFIKTAQLGVKDITDLI